AAATTTAGttacaataattattacaaatttcgGTTATGTTGAGAAAATAACAACTAACAAATGATTATCGGTCAACATTAGCATGACTAAAGTAACACAAGCTTGTATTATCAACCTCTAGATTAAAAGTTGAATCTCTTCATCCCACATGTTATAAAAAGACAAATGATTATTGAacctatttttttcttaaaaaaaaaagaaataacaaataagaaaataatatcaaatatagttTTGGTTTCATTcatcaaaaattcaaaatgaaattataatgtCTCATTTcgtaacaattttgtttttgtttttgttttttaaaataaagtctataaacactacttttacctccaaattttttactttattatttaatttttatgaatggtttaaaaaatcaagccaaaatttgaaaactaaaagaaagtagcttttcaaaatatatttatgttttggaatttagctagtaattcaactattgtaattAAGAAAGATATAAACCAATGTAAGAAATGAGggaaaaatagacttaattttcaaaaaataaaaactaaaaatataatgGTTACCAATcgaaacctaaaaaaaaaaaaaaacagaaatgtTACCAAAATAATGAATGTTTCTTCTATCTTCACATATTAGTTagaatttggaaattaaaattaagcttatatcatctttttttttttctctctattatttactttttagaaatgtatttttttttaatatgaagtcagttttgaaaattaaaaaaatatttttatacactattttatttttgtttttgaaatttaactaaTTCAAGTTTttaattagaaagaaaaataagataaagaaattaaaaaaaaaacatatttataaaaaaaacaaaaaacaaatagttgaaaagaaaacttgtttgataataattgttttgtttttaatgaattttattaatttaataatattttaaagagaattaaataatattgtTAAAACCATACCATgacattaattaataatattaataagcATAGGGAGGGCTACGAGGGAGAATGCAAAGATATCCTCTCGAATAATTACGTTCCAACTTCATtggatagaaaagaaaaaaaaaggtttataaTCTTATGATGAGGATATTACACAATAAATATTATACTTTTGCTCCCTATtgaaaaaacagtaattttaaattcaattctcTAAAAATGCAAACCATCATCgaatgaaaacaaaattggagtctcatttagaaaaaacaaaatataatgaCGACAGGAAGTATCAAAAGAAtgcaaaatgacaaaaaaataaaatgaaataaaataaggagaaaaataaataaaggagagaaagaaaaagaaagagaacaaTCCTTaactattttattctttttcatatataatttaataaacatctcaaatttattttatattgatttgttatattagttataacaatttccgttatttttctattagtagttactttcttcttttctcattgttatatatataatgtatttttCTGAACTTTGAGATATATGAAAGAGAAATACTATTTTTATCTTTCCCCTTTTTCACTCTAATATGGTATAGAGAAATAGCAAAtccttattttttctctttcccCTTCTTGCGCGAAATCACGATGCCCCTTTTTGATACGCATCCTTCTCCTTCGATCGATCCATCTTCTTCGACCGATTTTCCAGCCACTGGACTTCATCTTTCTCATCAAGATCAATATACTCCTTATGCTCTTCATCATAGTGATACTTCCAATCTTGTTCTTGTTTCAGAACTCCTTACTGACGACAATTATGCTTCTTAGAGAAAATCGATGGTTCTTGCCTTTTCCATTCGAAACAAGCTTGGTTTTATTGATGGCTCTCTTCCTCTACCTACAGGTGAACTTCTTCCTTTATGGATTCACAACAATAATGTTGTTATTGCTTGGATTTTAAATTCTGTCTCTAAGGGAATTTCTCCAAGCATTCTCTTCACGAGTCAGCTCGAGCAATATGGCTTGATCTTCAAGATCGTTTCCAGAAATGCAACGGACCTCGTATTTTTCATCTCAAATGAGAATTATCCAATGTCAAGCAAGAACAAGATTTTGTCACAATgtattttacaaaaatgaaGAGTGTCTGGGATGAATACAGATCTTATCGTCCTAGTTGTACTTGTGGAAAGTGCACTTACGGCGTCGTCAAATCCATGGAAGAATTTATTCAGTTTGAATACCTCATCTTTTTTGATGGGGCGTAATGACAACTTCAACCATACTCGTTCTCAAACCCTTCTCATGGACCTTCCTCCACCCATTAACAAggctttttcttttgttattcaACAAGAGCAACATCATTCTATTGCTAATCCCCCTTCTTCTGCTGTTACACTGGTTGTGTACAAAACTGATAATTTCTTACAACAGAGCAATCATCAGCCTTTTTCAAAACATAAATCGCCCTATTTGTACCTATTTCAACATTACCGGTCACATTGTTGATAAATGCTATAAGCTCCATGGGTATCCACCAGGTAAGCATAAAGGACGGTCCAATCAAGTTCATAAACCAAATTCTTCCTCCAATTCTTCTGTCAATCCCACTGACTTTACTCCTTCATCTTTTATtgtttcatttggaactatgaTCAATAATGACACTCTTCAACAACTCCTCACTATGCTTCAGTTGAAGCTTAATATGGTAAAATCTGATGCCGATTTAGTAACACATATAGCAGGTATTTGTTCTTAAATTGTTTCTAATCATGAGTGGATCATTGATTCTAGGGCTTCCATACATATATGTTTCCAAAAGCACTTGTTTCACGAGCTACAACCAACTAATACCACTGTTGTTTTTCCTGATAACACAAGAATTTCAGTTTATTTTCTTGGCTCCATCACTCTTTTTGGTTCTCCTATTCTTCATCATGTTCTATATGTTCTTGAATTTCAATACAATTTACTTTTTATTAGTGCCTTAATATATCATGGTAATGTATCTGACCACTTTTCCACTGATTCTTGTGATATTCAGGCAAAGTCCACTTTGAAGATGATTGGCAATGGTAGGTTACGTGATGGTTTATACATTGTTGAACAACCTCACATCACTGAAGTCCCTTCTCAAGTAGTTTCTGTTAATGCTACTTCCTCCGGTTCTTCTTCCATCTAGCATGCCAGACTTAGACATCCATCTTTATCTCGTTTATCTGCTTTGAAACATGTTTTATATCTTGATTCTGTTACACTGAATAGCACACATCCATGTGGCATATGTCCTTTAGCAAAACAATagaaattatcttttgaatcaCATAATAATAAGTCATCTGTTGTCTTTAAACTGCTTCATGCTGATATTTGGGGTCCATTTTCTACATCTACCCATGCTGACATAAATTTTTCCTTACCCTAGTAGATGATCATAATAGATTCACTTGGGTCTTCATGTCAAGTCTGATGTTTTGAAGATCGTACCTCAGTCTTTTGCATATGTTGAGACTCAGTACGATAAGAGAATCAAAGTGTTTCATTCTGATAACGCCCCTGAGCTATCTTTTACTGAATCTTTCTTACAAAAAGGGGTTTTACACCAATATTCACGTGTGGGTAGACCAGAACAAAATTCAGTTGTTAAATGCaaacatcaacatttgttaaacgTTTCCAGAGCATTGTTTTTCAATCAAGAGTTTCTCTCAAATTTTGGAATGAACGTCTTAACTGCAACATATCTTATTAATAGGACACCTTCACCTATTCTTGGTTGGAATACACTTTATGAACTATTGCAGGGTACTTTGCCTGACTATTCTATTCTAAGGACTTTTGGATATCTATGCTTTGCCTCTACATTATCCAACGGTTGTTCCAAGTTTGCACCAAAGGTTGTACCTGCTGTTTTTCTTGGTTATCCACCAGGTATGAAAGCCTACAAACTTTTTGATATCacaaataacaaattttttgtttcttgagaTGTTGTTTTCCATGAACACCTATTTCATTTTCATAAAGTTACCTTGGAAATGAGCAAACAAACCTTTTTCATCATATTCTCTTCCTATAGCCTTTGATGTAGATGCTTCCGTTTGCCTGCACCATCTTCATATACCAATCCTACTGACCTTATTTTATCTAGTAGTCTTTCCCCATCAATCCCCTGTTCAGAACCTCAATCTTCTACCCCTCCAACTATTCCATCTGTTTCTTGACCTGACACATCTCCTTCCCTTCCCACATTTAACTCAACTGACTATTCCCCAGCCCTTATTATTTCACCTTCTCTTCCAACCCTTCCTTTTCATTTCAACAACCCTCTTCATCATCATTCCCAAATACACAACCTCTCATTCCACCTCGGAGAACATCAAGAATACTAAAACCTCCTTCCTATCTCAAAGACTATCACTGTAGTCTAACTACTTAGACACCTCTCCCAAGCTCTTCCACTCATCATCCCTTTCTTATGACCGCCTTTCCCCTACCTTTCACACCTTTTCCATTTCACTTTCCTCACATTATGAACCCTAATTTTATCATCAAGCCATACCTTATGATCATTGGAAAACAATAATGAAACTTAAACTTCAAGCCATGGAAGATAATGATACTTGGGAGGTTGTCTCTTTACCTCTATCCAAACATAGCATTAGCTGCAAATGGGTCTATAAAGTTAAACACCATGCATGTGGATCTATTGAGAGATACAAAGCTCAGCTTATTTCTTAGAGACGTTTTCCCCTGTGGCAAAGTTAGTAACTGTTCGAGTTCTTTTTGTTTTGACTATCACCCATCGATGGCATATGGTTCAACTTGATGTCAACAATGCTTTTCTTCATGGAGATTTATTTGAAGAAGTATATATGGACCTTCCACTTAGTTATACGCCTAAAGTTCTTCAGAGTGGCAAGCTGTTTGTTGTTTAAAGAAGTCCATTTATGGTCTTAAACAAGCTTCACGACAATGGTTTGCCAAATTTTTTGATGTTTTGGTTTCTCTTGGATTTCAGCAGTTTAAGGCCGATTACTCTTTGTTTGTTCGAGGTTCTGGTCCCAGTTTTATCGCCTTttagtatatgttgatgacattatCATAACTGGTGCAAATGTGAAGCTTATTGATGAACTTAAACAGTTGTTGAATGTTACATCCAAGCTCAAAGATCTTGGTCTGTTGAAGTATTTTTTGGGCTAGGCCGATTACTCTTTGTTTGTTCGAGGTTCTGGTCCCAGTTTTATTGCCTTGttagtatatgttgatgacattatCATAACTGGTGCAAATGTGAAGCTTATTGATGAACTTAAACAGTTGTTGAATGTTACATTCAAGCTCAAAGATCTTGGTCTGTTGAAGTATTTTTTGGGCCTTGAGCTTGCTCGTTTATCTCAAGGCTTTTCTATTTCACAAAGGCATtatacttttcaaattttagaagatGCTGATCTCCTTAGTGCCAAACTTGTCATTGTTCCCATGGATTTGAATGTTAAACTTCGACAATCTGATCAAGATGTACTCAGTGATCCCTCTTCCTATAGAAGGTTGATTGGCATGCTTCTCTACTTAGCTATTTCTAGACCGGATATTGTGTTTGCAGTTAATAAGCTTAGTAAATTTGTGGCCAAACCTTGCAAAGTTCATCTATCAACAGAATATCATCTATTGCAATACTTAAAGTCAACTCCCGGACAAGGCATTTTCATTTCACTTGCAGACTCCTTTCAGTTTCGTGCCTTTGCCGATTCTGATTGGGCTTCTTGCCCCGATACAAAGAAATCTACAATCggttttttgcatttttttggGCAGCTCTCTTGTTTCTTGGAAATCTAAGAAGCAGAATGTGGTTTCATGGTCTTCAGCTGAGGTTGAATATCGAGCTCTTGCTTCAACAACATGTGAACTTATTTGGCTTCAATCTCTTCTTCATGATCTTCTTGTTCTTGTTCATCAACCATCTTTGCTATATTGTGATAACCAAGCCACTATTCACCTTGCCATAAATCCTATTTTTCATGAGAGAACCAAACATATCGAGCTTAATTGTCATTTTGTCAGGGATAAGGTTGCTGATGGTTCTGTTAAACTGCTGCCTGTTCAGTCTCTGCATCAACTTGTTGATGGTTTTACTAAGGCTCTTCCTTTCTCAATTTTTTCTACTATAAGATCCAAGTTAGGTTTGTCAAATCTTTTTAGTCCAACTTGAGGGGGGATATTAGTTATaacaatttttgttatttttctattgatagttattttcttcttttctcattggttgtatttataatatatttttctgaATATTGAGATATATGaaagagaaaaactatttttatctTTCCCCTTTTTCACTCtaatagtttatttatttaagtcATGGAAAAATGTTTAAACACACAAAGGATTGAACTTCATGTACTTATGAAGTTGAATTGAGTATTGCGTTATGATAATGATAAATCGATAAtgactttatatttttttctatgaaaattaagGACAATAATGTTTAAAGCTATTAATTAATACTTAGAAcggtaacaattttgtttttagtttttttattttaaaatttagacctattttcttttaaattttatactaTAGTTAttgaaattctaaaaacaataacaagtttttgaattttttttttcagttttcaaattttggtttgatttttaaaaatattgataaaaaaatggacaacaaaacaaagaaacttataaaggagaaagtgtttatgaaattaatttttataaatcaaaattaaaaaaaataaaaatggtcaTTAAATATCAtgttaataattataaaaataaatcttaGTGCAGCTCAAATTACACCTATACATCATGCATTCTCTTCAATAATACccatatatctgtctcttatacacatctagatgtgtataagagacagtatatatatatatcacgtGTTGTTTGACACTTATATGAGTTATACAAAGATAGGTAAACTTACCCATGTGTCCAATCATAAATTGCCACGTAGCaatctttatatatattgtcAAAATAAATGGTATGTTATTATTCATTAAGGGTTACATCTTTTCAATTTCATAAGGcgtgttatttcaataaataattaatttgaagatAGGTCACGACTATTAGAATGACCACGAATTAGTCGATAAATACGGTCTTTCTTCAAAATAGTTTAATACGGTTTTCATAAGCATTTTTCTGccttaaaatataaattctctcCCTTTCATAATTTGTTGAAGTTTGATATATCATAAAATATAGTTtgttgaatttaaataaaaaaaaaaaaaaagtaatctgttatatatatatatatgtatgtatatctTTGTGAATGAAAGAGATGGTCGAATTATTCTAATAATTCTATATGGCAAACCCTATTATTGCATGAACCTTGGCCCCATTTATGAGTTGGAGTCTCCTTTCTTTTGAGGGCCCCCACACTGGACTCTTCTTCTCCAATCAAATCCATCATAAAATTCcacaaaaagaataattaagctTAAACAATTACTTAATCAATCATTAAACAAATTCCCTACAAGTCAAATTATATTATCACATTGCCCATCACAGCGTTGGGTATAAATATGCCATTCATCTTAAACCTCATTCAATTTCAAGCAACCCCAAAGCCCAAACACAAAAgctttaatttttctttctttaacaaTGGAGGCTTTGGGAGGTTTTTTCGATGGGGAATGGGAATCTTTCGCCGCCTTATTCTCATCGGAAGAGATAAATCAGACCCATATTCCGGTGGCTAATCATTGTTCCAGTGAGCTTCCATCGCCCAACAATGGTGTCAACAGCTGGTTCTATTCATTGGATGCTTTTGTTCCTAATTTGCAGAGCAATTGTAAACAGGACATAAGGAGTTGTAGTAGCTGCAGTACTACTGATCATTCTAATGCTTCAGTTTCGATTCCGAATTCGAGTGATTTTTTTATGCCAATTGATGAGAGGAATTTCGGGTCTTTGTTTTTTTCTGATGTTTTAATCGAGGAAATCGATAATGCTCTTGCCACCGCCACCGCCGCCGCTGACGGGGAAGATTCTAGCGCAGAGAGATTCATTGAGCACAATGTACTACAAGGTAGCCACCCTCCGCCGTCGCAGCTGGTAGATTCCACCGGTGCCGGAAACAAACCAATTGCATTGAAGAGGAAAGTCAATAATGGAGACATTTCTGACGATCAGAAGAAGAAAACTCGGATTTCCTCACATGTAAGCCCTCCTGCTACTCTGTTtgataatgattttatttttatttttaaaatttatatttgtatatatgtgCATTTTCACCtttctttcatttattcaactTAGAAATATTGTCACgtgataattttaatttttttttataaaaaaaaattatttgagtaCACTGCACTTAAATCATTTTCTTATCAAatcccaaaaaataaaaagaacatTTTTTAGAGTTGAGAGCTTAAAGTGAACTTCATTTCTCATTTAACCCAATAATTTATGGACTCCACCACTATGACACATCAATTTCATGACATTAATTCTTTATATAGATTACACGGTTAGACTTCAAAAACCACACTGTGTCTCCAAATGtcctaaaataaatttttgataAGTTGATggataattataaatttaagtataaatataattgaagCTAGTTTAATAATGGAAAATTCAGGggcagaggaagaagaaaacagaGAAGAGAATAGGGGCAAGTGTAGAGGAAGAAGGGAATACAGGTGGAGCATCAGAAGGACAGAGCTCCATTAGTTACAGTTCAGATCAGGAAGAGAATGATTCCGAGGAGGGAAACGGCGGTGGCTCGGCCGCCACCTCCGACAGCGGCTTGAACAGGAAAAGCAGAGCAAGCAGAGGGTCGGCCACGGATCCCCAAAGCCTCTACGCTAGAGTAAGCATCTTTCTTTATTCTtctctttcatatatatatctttGAAACGAGTGAGATTAtaattattggtttttggtttcaGAAACGAAGGGAAAGAATCAATGAGCGATTGAGAATCTTACAGAAACTTGTTCCAAATGGAACCAAGGTCAGCATCAAAAGTCCCActcttattatattttttcattatcaaatgggaaaattacataaaatattaatttggaCCAATTTGATGATGAAATATCAGGTTGATATCAGTACCATGCTTGAAGAAGCAGTTCATTATGTCAAGTTTTTGCAGCTCCAAATCAAGGTAACACAAATTAACCCAATAACTTCAAGTTTTTGCAGCTCTTATAAGTAACTTTAACGTTTATAAACaagtttcaaaaattaaaaataaaaaataccgTTTAAAATAATCATATAATTTCTCATTCGTGTAAAGATAATTTATTTACCTGAGGGACGTAATTAATTAGGAGAtttacattcaattttttttttctaattaaataaacttttaTGAATATATATCACTTTAACTTTGTTTTAGTATCATGACAATGGAATAGAAATTTGAACCATTAATTACGTCTTATATTGGGTTACATTGACAGATTAGATTTTATGGATCAAATAGTATCTGAAAATTATCACGTACTTAGATGTAATAcattaaagataaaattttgaatttaaaaaaattaagaaccaAATTGAAAATAGACCACTGTGTATATTTTCTATATGTTTTTCAATTGTCTAGCAAAGTGGCATTGCatgtgtattttttaaaaatttggtaTGTAAGTCATgtgaataatatttttcataatttttttttttagctatttttaaaattttgccgACAAAATGTAAGACTATTCTTTTagcattaaaaaattaaatgtagattcaaaataaaagaaCGGTTAGGAAATCATCAAGTCtattttacataaataaaaggAATATCTTCAAACCGACcgtcatttatttatttatttattttctatatctcattgatttataacaattaataattaatttcaaatatatatacatataaaagcAAATTTACTAAAATGCCATTGTTTCATTTTATGCAGTTATTGAGCTCAGATGAGATGTGGATGTTTGCTCCTTTGGCTTACAATGGAATGGACCTTGGCCTTCAACAGAACCTCTCTCCATTTCTATCACATTGAGACACATTTTTATTTCCCTTTTTACCCTTGTATTGTTTAATTAACTCAATATAAttaagctatatatatataaatattttgatccTAAGTTTAATAACATTATAATCATGAGGAGAATCCTCATACAATCCTTCACAATCATTATTCCTCAAACTCTCCAAGTTTATGGCACCAACAATTTCAGCCAACTTTGGCACTttgaaattatataatattttaaacgTTTATAGATATGATATAGAgctgaaattaatatttagaattttcattttgaagagTGGTTTATAGAACTAAtcgtttgtaatgatttagagTCAAAGTAAACCTAATTTAACGGTAAAAGGTATGTGGTTCGAGAGgagttaagaaaaatatttgtaatGTATAGAATTTTAATTATACAATATCTTAGATTTTTGTTTAGATATCTGACCATTTATTCATCTTGAATGTTAGAACTttgctataatttatattaagatATTTCATTAGTGAAATAAAGAATCGTCTAACTCATATATTGATCATTTATCATATCATGTATCATCACATCATATCTTATTCACTTATACAgctaagaaaataaataaatatatttttattttcttacatCAATTTTGCCTGTTgtacttttcaaaaaataaaaataaaaatttagttttgGTATAATATTTTGATAAAAGTTTGGATGAAAAGTTGTATTGATTTTTATCGAATTGCATCTCAAACTTAGATAAGCATGGAATTCTTAATTAACCTTAAATTTGAAAGTGTAGACATTTTTACCATCTGATTAGTGTTGGTttgaaaaatcattaaaaaaaaaaaagttattccTTGGTTTCAATGAATATATGATAcaaaattgataataatttCAAAGAACAAAGTTATTagagctattttttttttttttttttgttgaactTTGTAATTTTTGGCTAATTGTTTAAAGATGAGTTTGTACATTAATCAAACTTAATTTCATGCCAAACTTtagaatataaaaataattgagtATTAAGATATTTCCATAAGATTTAATTAGATGAAATTAaaggttttgaaaatttatacaACATGCTAACAAGAGGATAAATCAACTGAAATAGTGCTAATTATTTGTAGTTATTGGACTTTTTTTTGTGTGAAATTTTGAAGTATCGTTGGATTCTTATTGTTGCAATGATTGTGGGAAGCCCATTAAGTGATCCAGCCCAACAACCCTTCTGTGTGGAAATGAGAAACACCAAataaatttccattttataattatttttttcttcttcaaagcaTGCTTAGTTAATATTTCCCCATTTTATAATATTTCtcttaaaatatgaaaattacacTTATGCTAAACACATTGTGAAAATTTAAGATCAATTTTCAATATCAatgttttaataaaaacaaaatattttcaatatagagactttttttaatacaaatataGATACTAATATCAAGtaagttacaaaaaaaaaacttagagcAACTTAGAGCCAATTTTCTTCCATGAATGGATGGTTAAATTAATAAGTCTTACCTCTCTATAGAAACTTTagatcataaattaattttgtgtaATCTATATATACTTAGATTGTATATtgataaacaatttttttcttgatAATATGGTGGATTGAGTGATTCAAATCTCTAAtctttggttaattatatatatttaaaatctgAGTTGAGTTATGCTATGTTGGCTATATTAATGAATAAGTTATAAAGATTTAAGtctataaataaatgaattcgTAACTTGAGGTAAAATAAAAGgctaaataataaaatatattcacaAACTTTACCCATATTTATTAGAAAATACTCaccttctttaaaaaataaaaggttacacaagaaaaaaaaaatattgcaaaCTCCCCGAAAAAAAATAGTGGCTTGATTGTGTTAGTCATTGCAAACTCATTCTATTTTTGAAGGATCCATTCCCTATTATTGCAGTTGAGAAGTGGCAAGTTCCGCCCCCTTACTCAAcctctattttaaaaaaaaaaaaaacacaaaagacACTTTCCCTTCTCTCTAATAAGGTCAATTCCatgattgatataattattcaaCTCTATCTTTTCAGAAGTCAATCCCGAGCCAATATTATCTTTATAAATGTTTCAAAGCTACACTTCTCATGTAGATCATTGGCAAAATATTGAAATGACAGTGACTATGACGTATGTTTagattaagttttaaaaaaacaacttttcatCAAATATTCCAAAAATTTTACTCCCACAAGAATagttttaaaaccattttaagaGCGGTTAAGATTGTTGTTATAACTTTAGAAAGAATTAGGATATTTTGGAAACAAAATAATAGAAttgaaacatatatatatttttttatagctTGCCAAAAGAAAAGCTACCAATCAAATATGTACTTTGGATTAATCTATATAATGTTTAAGTTAAGAGAAATGAAACATTATAATTTATGGGTAAAAcgtaaaaagttaaaaaagaagGTAGTATGATTTAATGATGGAAAAGGCAGGAGAAGTGTGGAAATTTGGTCTCTTAATTGCATGCGTGTATAGTTGGCCCCAATATCtttcttttcacttttttttttttttaactgttccaataatttgatttaattttgatgGGACTTTATACTTAATTTTGAGGagactttttcctttttcttctccttttttaaGTTAAGTGATTGCAAATACACATTTTAGACCGAAGTTTCTTAATATTACAAAAGGTTAAAAGTttataatttttacaaatttatcTTATACGAAATAATTAGGAATTTTATTTAACATGCCAATTATTATAATAACTTTTTGCaatattaaaaaggaaaaaaaatctataaaataacttttatgtAGGTAACTAATGTTGtcgaaatatttaaaaaatgaaaaaaaaatccatgtaTGCAATTGATAGTTTAGAAACAAGATCTGGAAaagaattaatgtttaaaaatgataaatcggaaaaaaatttatgtcaaactttttagaaaaatgaaatgaaaactgaaaaggcaaaaaaaaaaaaaaaaaccatgacgatttttttttcttgtttttacttatttttaaaaacaataatataaggatttttaacaaaaaatatttgattgttttgtgatttttctaaaaaaagtaaaatcaaaaaagaaaataatgcgtttgaaaatattcaactgaaaatcaaaaggaaaaagaaatctcaaattcaaaataaaatacataacaGAAACATTgcaaatttccaaatttataATAACCAATAACAACTAATTATGATAAGGGTATTTtggtaaaataaaattaaagaaaaaaagggtgAAAACCCAATTACTATTTAAAAGTTGATGGTTAGAATAAATATATCCTAATTATCCTAATTTTGAGTCTTATTCTTCATAGATGGGC
This genomic window from Benincasa hispida cultivar B227 chromosome 4, ASM972705v1, whole genome shotgun sequence contains:
- the LOC120076065 gene encoding putative transcription factor bHLH086; amino-acid sequence: MEALGGFFDGEWESFAALFSSEEINQTHIPVANHCSSELPSPNNGVNSWFYSLDAFVPNLQSNCKQDIRSCSSCSTTDHSNASVSIPNSSDFFMPIDERNFGSLFFSDVLIEEIDNALATATAAADGEDSSAERFIEHNVLQGSHPPPSQLVDSTGAGNKPIALKRKVNNGDISDDQKKKTRISSHGQRKKKTEKRIGASVEEEGNTGGASEGQSSISYSSDQEENDSEEGNGGGSAATSDSGLNRKSRASRGSATDPQSLYARKRRERINERLRILQKLVPNGTKVDISTMLEEAVHYVKFLQLQIKLLSSDEMWMFAPLAYNGMDLGLQQNLSPFLSH